The Chryseobacterium indicum genome contains a region encoding:
- a CDS encoding replication initiation protein, which translates to MIHQLTVKKSHELVTARYSFNLMEMRLFTLIVSMIQDKDKDFKTYTIPIKNIIQTFGIKNKNIYAEINQLTTSMLKKIIVIPIKEEGKDKEIKTALVSSFKYEVDGRGVLEASFHPVLKPYLLQLKSKFLLYDLKNILKISS; encoded by the coding sequence ATGATCCACCAACTTACCGTCAAAAAGTCCCACGAACTGGTCACTGCAAGATATTCATTTAATCTCATGGAGATGAGATTGTTTACCCTTATTGTCAGCATGATACAGGATAAGGACAAAGACTTCAAAACCTATACGATTCCCATAAAAAACATTATCCAGACCTTCGGGATCAAAAATAAAAATATTTACGCTGAAATTAATCAGCTGACGACTTCGATGCTTAAAAAGATTATTGTAATTCCCATAAAGGAAGAAGGCAAAGACAAGGAAATTAAAACCGCCCTTGTTTCCTCTTTCAAGTATGAAGTAGACGGAAGAGGAGTACTTGAAGCCAGCTTTCATCCAGTTTTAAAGCCTTATCTTCTGCAACTGAAATCAAAGTTCCTGCTCTACGATTTAAAGAACATTTTAAAAATATCATCCTGA
- a CDS encoding DNA cytosine methyltransferase, producing MENLGYEVQIFRLNSATMGVPQARERIFFIARKEKLKLPQLILNFNESPIYFGAIADRNSTTHAPLRPSIEKRRPFVEYGDQNLKFADARYRNLNTHNAFFSTYILYDNTVP from the coding sequence TTGGAAAATTTAGGATATGAAGTACAAATCTTCAGATTGAATTCCGCCACGATGGGAGTTCCACAAGCTCGTGAACGCATCTTCTTTATTGCAAGAAAAGAGAAACTGAAACTCCCCCAATTAATATTAAATTTCAATGAATCTCCTATATATTTTGGAGCCATTGCCGACAGAAATTCTACTACCCATGCTCCTCTGCGACCCTCCATCGAAAAAAGACGACCGTTTGTAGAATACGGAGATCAGAATTTAAAGTTTGCCGATGCCAGATACAGGAACCTGAATACCCATAATGCATTCTTCAGCACCTACATCCTCTATGACAATACCGTTCCCTGA